The following proteins are encoded in a genomic region of Polycladomyces zharkentensis:
- a CDS encoding DUF309 domain-containing protein, producing the protein MSHENQGGEYPELYVRFLRLFNLDRDYYTCHDVMEELWLEEGRDLFYQGLLQTAVGLHHCRNQNTGGAVKLMTAALNKLVCYPDEFMGIDVAKLKQDVEVYLDQLQDRTRQSIPCHDLTIEILDPILKRFVYENKG; encoded by the coding sequence GTGTCGCATGAAAATCAAGGGGGAGAGTACCCCGAGCTGTATGTCCGATTTTTGCGTTTGTTCAACCTGGATCGTGATTACTATACTTGTCACGATGTGATGGAAGAACTCTGGTTGGAAGAGGGGCGGGATTTGTTTTATCAGGGATTGTTGCAAACGGCCGTCGGTTTGCATCATTGCCGCAACCAAAATACGGGTGGCGCTGTTAAACTGATGACGGCGGCGCTGAACAAGTTGGTATGTTACCCGGATGAGTTCATGGGGATCGACGTCGCCAAACTGAAACAGGATGTGGAAGTGTATCTGGATCAGTTGCAGGATCGTACCCGACAGTCAATTCCCTGTCACGACCTCACCATTGAGATTCTGGATCCCATATTGAAGCGATTCGTGTACGAAAACAAGGGGTGA
- a CDS encoding DUF1128 domain-containing protein has product MNLETPSQENLVHLINEIKSRLKVVNTALIDPQEYRLEDYAEILALYHMIRRKDDRLTMMEIEGVLEELGRLRRPRG; this is encoded by the coding sequence ATGAATTTGGAAACCCCCAGTCAGGAAAATCTGGTTCACCTGATCAATGAGATCAAGTCCCGATTGAAAGTGGTCAACACCGCACTCATCGACCCCCAAGAGTATCGTCTCGAAGATTATGCGGAAATCTTGGCGCTCTATCATATGATCCGTCGCAAAGACGACCGGCTCACCATGATGGAAATCGAAGGAGTTTTGGAGGAACTGGGTCGGTTGCGCCGTCCCCGCGGATAG
- a CDS encoding acyl-CoA thioesterase: protein MEVSIQIEVRSTEIDVMGHVNNAKYLEYLEWGREEWYNRAQLPFDEFSRMGIGTVTVRIEINYRKEATLGEKLTITTRPVRRGRSSFVLEQVIDNEKGERVADAQVTSVTIDLKERKSVPLPDQLAAFFPKPVD, encoded by the coding sequence ATGGAAGTCTCAATTCAAATCGAAGTGCGATCGACGGAAATCGACGTGATGGGCCATGTGAACAATGCCAAGTATCTGGAGTATTTGGAATGGGGACGTGAAGAATGGTACAACCGCGCCCAATTGCCGTTTGACGAGTTTTCCCGGATGGGGATCGGAACCGTTACCGTCCGGATCGAAATCAATTACCGCAAAGAAGCTACATTGGGTGAAAAACTGACCATCACCACGCGTCCCGTGCGACGAGGTCGATCCAGTTTCGTACTGGAACAGGTTATCGACAACGAGAAAGGGGAACGCGTCGCTGACGCTCAGGTGACCAGCGTCACCATCGATTTGAAGGAGCGAAAAAGCGTGCCGCTTCCCGATCAATTGGCTGCGTTTTTCCCGAAGCCTGTTGACTGA